A window of Methanolobus sediminis contains these coding sequences:
- a CDS encoding nicotinate-nucleotide pyrophosphorylase encodes MIDFFDLYLAEDCPYGDETTELLEIQGSGRLRIKSREHGVAACMDDLAVFYRKNGLEVVSMVADGAEFNPNDVIFEAQGDLPTIFKLWRISQTFLSMVCSIASKTRFAVELARKSNPDIMVATSRKTHPGFRKYELKAVKIGGGDHHRNSLSDSILITQNHLDIMEKRVKLRSMRKIEIEPRTREEAFESAPVADVLLLDHYSPQELETLVPELRALNPKLEVGAGGIDLGMISDYAKHVDFIVTTAPYYAKPLDLTSKIRRI; translated from the coding sequence ATGATAGACTTTTTTGACCTTTACCTTGCAGAGGATTGCCCATACGGAGATGAGACCACCGAACTTCTTGAGATTCAAGGCAGCGGCAGGCTTCGTATCAAATCAAGAGAACATGGTGTTGCGGCCTGTATGGATGACCTTGCAGTTTTCTACAGGAAAAATGGTCTCGAAGTCGTAAGCATGGTTGCAGATGGGGCCGAGTTCAACCCTAATGATGTTATATTTGAAGCTCAGGGTGACCTGCCAACTATTTTCAAACTCTGGAGGATATCACAGACATTCCTTTCAATGGTCTGTTCCATTGCATCAAAAACACGCTTTGCTGTCGAACTTGCAAGAAAATCAAACCCTGACATAATGGTGGCAACAAGCCGCAAGACACATCCGGGATTCAGGAAATATGAGCTTAAGGCTGTAAAGATAGGTGGAGGTGACCATCACCGTAACTCTCTCAGTGATTCAATTCTTATCACGCAGAACCACCTCGATATCATGGAAAAGCGTGTAAAGCTCAGGTCCATGCGCAAGATAGAGATCGAGCCAAGGACAAGAGAGGAGGCTTTCGAGTCAGCTCCGGTTGCAGATGTGCTCCTGCTTGACCATTACAGTCCGCAGGAGCTGGAAACCCTTGTTCCGGAGTTACGTGCCCTGAATCCAAAGCTTGAGGTTGGAGCAGGTGGAATTGATCTTGGAATGATCTCTGACTATGCAAAGCATGTAGACTTTATTGTGACCACTGCTCCGTATTATGCCAAACCGCTGGATCTCACTTCCAAGATAAGAAGGATTTGA
- a CDS encoding BatD family protein, translating into MRLTRLLLLTIILMTFINPVNSTAVKEEDIWIFQGSYELGVGERAYLEGFTVKVNEINEVNLLTATLLIYSNSIFMESFDVDAGVNNEHIYDGELKINVVSIENNKISLEIYKHKSELVWVTDIPKTAFKAGDSLSGNNYRITLEGINGSTADVVVKLDGEEYERTYTSGAYEKFSEDFMINIVYINKDTQEVFIETLKPGAPQIQIDVGNLQESYEPDGYVEYELVVTNNGTIPLHGIILTTECDDGEVELVTQQHSILDPQKKKKFQIRIKPYIEPVTRNITITTSVEGYDYRGNKYKDQIKTEATVNSYISIEKEVISKEKASEDPEFGTEQYFQINITVANKANFQTAVTVTDILPPEFIPNDIESTEWSMALSAGETKSIGYFTSSTEPGDFTFEPATVVWKDSGETYTMQSNVIDGTFHVSGSRVILQKEISSSYMVVGETIDVTLKVTNQGDKDIDISFREDIPDELSYVNGESEWQGTLEAGTTNEFTYIVKAERSGEYYLPETELSLTDENDKKDNVVSDELFLFIDDVPVDADNQYYEQTYNQLDASASYPGDTSVADPDITSVDVMKFLVSSFASLLAIIAIVPTFAYLFISRVYK; encoded by the coding sequence ATGCGACTGACCCGGCTGCTTTTATTGACCATTATCCTGATGACATTCATAAATCCTGTTAATTCCACTGCAGTTAAAGAGGAAGATATATGGATCTTCCAAGGTTCGTATGAACTTGGAGTTGGAGAAAGAGCATATCTTGAAGGATTTACAGTCAAAGTAAACGAGATCAACGAGGTAAATTTACTCACAGCAACTCTGCTAATATACAGCAACTCTATTTTCATGGAGTCTTTTGACGTGGATGCAGGAGTTAACAATGAACACATCTATGATGGTGAGTTGAAGATCAATGTTGTCTCTATAGAGAATAACAAGATTTCTCTAGAGATATACAAGCATAAATCCGAACTTGTGTGGGTCACAGATATCCCAAAGACAGCATTTAAAGCAGGAGACTCACTTTCAGGAAATAATTATCGCATTACGCTTGAAGGAATAAACGGAAGTACGGCAGATGTTGTTGTCAAACTGGATGGGGAAGAGTATGAGAGGACATACACCAGCGGTGCTTATGAAAAGTTCTCAGAGGATTTCATGATTAATATTGTGTACATCAACAAGGACACTCAGGAAGTTTTCATCGAAACGCTCAAGCCTGGTGCACCTCAGATCCAGATCGATGTTGGAAATCTTCAGGAAAGCTATGAACCGGATGGTTATGTGGAATACGAACTTGTGGTCACGAATAACGGAACAATACCTTTGCATGGAATCATACTCACCACTGAATGTGATGATGGTGAAGTAGAACTTGTAACACAACAACATTCCATACTGGACCCGCAGAAAAAGAAAAAGTTCCAGATACGTATAAAGCCTTATATTGAGCCTGTTACCAGAAATATCACGATCACTACCAGTGTAGAAGGATATGACTACAGGGGAAATAAATACAAGGACCAGATAAAAACGGAAGCAACGGTCAATTCCTATATTTCCATTGAAAAAGAAGTGATCTCTAAAGAGAAAGCATCCGAAGATCCTGAATTTGGAACTGAACAGTATTTCCAGATCAATATTACAGTTGCTAACAAAGCAAATTTCCAGACAGCTGTCACAGTTACTGATATCCTGCCTCCTGAATTTATACCAAATGATATTGAAAGCACTGAGTGGTCAATGGCTCTTTCTGCAGGAGAAACAAAAAGCATCGGGTATTTTACATCTTCAACCGAGCCGGGAGATTTTACTTTTGAGCCTGCAACTGTTGTCTGGAAAGATAGCGGTGAAACTTACACGATGCAATCCAACGTGATCGACGGAACATTCCATGTAAGCGGTTCCAGGGTAATACTCCAGAAAGAAATAAGTTCCAGCTACATGGTTGTGGGAGAAACAATTGATGTTACCCTCAAAGTTACAAATCAAGGAGACAAAGATATCGATATCTCTTTCAGGGAAGACATCCCGGATGAACTCAGTTATGTGAACGGTGAAAGTGAATGGCAAGGGACACTTGAAGCAGGAACAACAAATGAGTTCACATATATTGTAAAGGCTGAAAGATCTGGAGAATACTACCTGCCTGAAACCGAACTGAGTCTTACGGATGAGAATGATAAGAAGGATAATGTCGTTTCAGATGAACTTTTCCTTTTCATTGATGACGTACCTGTTGATGCAGATAATCAATACTATGAACAAACCTACAATCAGCTGGATGCATCGGCTTCGTACCCCGGTGATACATCTGTTGCAGACCCGGATATTACAAGTGTAGATGTCATGAAATTCCTTGTTTCATCTTTTGCAAGCCTTTTAGCTATAATTGCAATCGTGCCGACATTCGCATATTTATTTATATCCAGAGTATATAAGTAA
- a CDS encoding thioredoxin family protein — protein sequence MSKVELLDFSATWCGPCKMQKPHLEKVEAELAGQIEVKVVDVDQNQSLAAQYGIQAVPTLIILKDGEIVKRFTGLTTSGILLEELKKVL from the coding sequence ATGAGCAAAGTAGAACTTTTGGATTTCAGTGCAACATGGTGTGGACCTTGTAAGATGCAGAAACCTCATCTTGAAAAAGTTGAAGCCGAACTTGCAGGCCAGATCGAAGTAAAGGTCGTTGATGTAGACCAGAACCAGAGTCTTGCAGCACAATATGGTATTCAGGCAGTACCTACACTTATCATCCTTAAAGACGGGGAAATTGTAAAGCGCTTCACAGGCCTTACTACCTCAGGAATCCTCCTTGAGGAGCTTAAAAAGGTGCTTTAA
- a CDS encoding ABC transporter permease, translated as MPGWLTIAKWELMRSKLKFDARSIIMLMMALILVVASSYAASQTGMSMNQKIYLVAFSQPDVQPIIETDQRFDYMLVDRYEATVYYEYGADMAIIGNNVYLADTRKAASAGDALENTFKEYREIVLSSYNDINNTHPVWVTVHDLERPQDFQLAGATDTLDELSRGYNRTAVLESVPGGSEAASGDGSVRTGSSTISPEDIEALDAMQGKTFFERQTIATPSNFNPPVPFTAILYAFLFIFPIYFVSQFYSTSLMDERTNRKGELVLIAPLKSRDIVIGKTVPYLVITMAIQAAITLYILKIPSTLADVERIVLILAAIMPVILLFFALSFYSAILSRSFKELTFASVFLSVVISGYLFFPAMFANIHAISSISPITLIVRLIEGESVPMNTYLFSTLPFYLVAGAVYAFGTSIFREEDLFTQKSIGSKIIDCFEMFLSYRYGSVFFLSIIFIPVVYMTQLMLIVMLFNLPVPYSIIAMIILSALAEEIVKSIGIYTLFKRKISEITFKNAIRLSILSGAGFFVGEKAVAVLTLAPIASSAFGTVMTMGALLLIPLLLHITTIIISSLVMYWKGPGAYKYAVVAATIFHTIYNMTILRGLLF; from the coding sequence ATGCCAGGCTGGTTAACTATCGCAAAATGGGAGCTAATGCGATCAAAACTCAAATTTGATGCACGCTCAATAATCATGCTCATGATGGCACTCATACTTGTGGTAGCATCATCCTACGCTGCATCACAAACCGGGATGAGCATGAACCAGAAGATATACCTTGTAGCTTTTTCCCAGCCAGACGTGCAACCAATTATTGAAACGGACCAGCGATTTGACTACATGCTTGTGGATAGGTATGAGGCCACCGTATACTATGAATACGGAGCTGACATGGCCATTATCGGCAACAATGTCTACCTGGCCGACACCAGAAAAGCGGCCTCTGCAGGTGACGCACTTGAAAATACATTCAAAGAGTACAGAGAGATCGTACTCAGCTCATATAATGACATTAACAATACTCACCCGGTGTGGGTTACCGTCCATGACCTGGAAAGACCCCAGGACTTCCAGCTTGCAGGAGCCACGGATACACTGGATGAACTCAGCAGAGGTTACAACAGGACAGCCGTACTGGAGAGCGTTCCAGGAGGAAGTGAAGCTGCAAGTGGTGATGGCAGTGTGAGGACCGGTTCATCAACAATTTCTCCCGAAGACATCGAGGCACTTGATGCCATGCAAGGAAAGACATTCTTTGAGAGGCAGACCATTGCAACACCATCGAACTTCAACCCACCTGTTCCTTTTACAGCAATACTTTACGCATTCCTGTTCATATTCCCGATATATTTCGTATCACAATTCTACTCCACCAGCCTGATGGATGAGCGTACCAACCGCAAAGGAGAGCTTGTGTTAATAGCACCGCTTAAAAGCAGGGACATTGTTATTGGCAAGACTGTACCATACCTTGTAATAACAATGGCAATCCAGGCAGCCATAACCCTGTACATACTCAAGATACCATCTACACTTGCTGATGTGGAGAGAATTGTCCTGATACTGGCTGCAATAATGCCGGTAATACTACTCTTCTTTGCACTTTCGTTTTACAGCGCAATCCTCTCAAGGAGTTTCAAGGAACTTACATTTGCAAGCGTTTTCCTTTCAGTCGTGATATCAGGATACCTGTTCTTCCCGGCAATGTTTGCAAACATCCATGCAATAAGTTCCATTTCCCCGATCACCCTGATAGTGAGGCTCATTGAAGGAGAATCAGTGCCCATGAACACATACCTGTTCTCCACATTACCATTCTATCTTGTAGCAGGAGCAGTTTATGCATTCGGAACCTCCATCTTCAGGGAAGAGGACCTGTTCACTCAGAAATCAATAGGTTCAAAGATAATAGACTGCTTTGAAATGTTCCTTTCATACCGCTACGGGTCTGTCTTTTTCCTCAGTATCATCTTCATCCCTGTAGTTTATATGACACAGCTCATGCTCATTGTCATGCTTTTCAACCTGCCGGTTCCTTATTCGATTATTGCAATGATCATATTGTCAGCACTGGCTGAAGAGATAGTCAAATCCATAGGAATCTATACACTTTTCAAGAGAAAGATAAGCGAGATTACATTCAAAAATGCCATACGCCTGTCAATATTGTCCGGTGCAGGATTCTTTGTTGGAGAAAAAGCCGTTGCTGTACTTACACTTGCACCTATTGCAAGTTCAGCTTTCGGGACAGTGATGACAATGGGTGCATTACTGCTTATACCGCTGCTTCTGCATATAACAACCATAATAATCAGTTCACTGGTAATGTACTGGAAGGGACCTGGTGCCTATAAATATGCAGTAGTGGCTGCAACAATTTTCCACACCATATATAACATGACAATTCTCAGGGGGCTGCTATTCTGA
- a CDS encoding MBL fold metallo-hydrolase — translation MVFREKNSRGTFKPHLSIKFRSIEGELVTFSIDTTRTPAKYQQPDAYLITHAHSDHHGKSAMLSDRAVCSEKTAIALEIRHDRKYAGRTFKVGETIEVSGVKVHTFPNFHTVGSVAFMWENEVGTRILVTGDVKDASMLPECDLLITEANYGDPGDTTCYFDDDLEGFENAFRDNSSIAFGAYAFGKAQRAVELLRGFGYDGVIEMEDQSLSLTRTLLEDAGELEYLGNCCGDSISIVPPWDLDKLPSHISKFVMTGRSDYRYPAIQISDHLDARGLVDMVKNIDPEFTVVYHPNGHRPGRFAKHLDSIGFNALSIDKIENVLSNEFV, via the coding sequence ATGGTTTTCAGGGAAAAGAATTCCCGCGGTACATTCAAACCTCATCTTTCTATAAAATTCAGATCAATCGAAGGAGAACTTGTAACTTTTTCTATCGACACAACCCGTACACCTGCAAAATACCAGCAACCGGATGCTTATCTTATCACTCATGCGCATTCTGATCATCACGGCAAATCCGCAATGCTTTCTGACCGTGCAGTCTGTTCTGAAAAGACCGCTATTGCACTTGAGATCCGTCATGACCGCAAGTATGCCGGCAGGACATTCAAAGTTGGAGAAACCATCGAGGTAAGCGGCGTAAAAGTTCACACATTCCCGAATTTCCATACGGTTGGCTCAGTGGCATTCATGTGGGAGAACGAAGTCGGAACCCGCATACTTGTCACAGGTGATGTGAAAGACGCTTCCATGCTTCCTGAATGTGATCTTCTTATAACCGAAGCCAATTACGGCGATCCCGGTGACACAACATGTTATTTTGATGACGACCTGGAAGGTTTTGAGAACGCTTTCAGGGACAATTCCTCAATTGCCTTTGGAGCTTATGCATTCGGCAAAGCTCAAAGAGCTGTGGAACTGCTAAGAGGTTTTGGCTATGACGGTGTCATTGAGATGGAGGACCAGTCTCTCTCCCTTACACGTACTCTTCTTGAGGATGCCGGGGAACTTGAATATCTTGGCAACTGCTGCGGTGACAGTATAAGTATAGTACCGCCCTGGGATCTGGACAAACTGCCATCCCATATTTCTAAATTCGTAATGACAGGGCGCAGTGATTATCGTTATCCTGCAATCCAGATAAGTGATCATCTTGACGCGCGTGGGCTTGTAGATATGGTGAAAAACATCGATCCTGAGTTCACTGTTGTCTATCATCCGAACGGTCATCGTCCAGGAAGATTTGCAAAACATCTCGATTCCATCGGTTTTAATGCACTTTCAATTGATAAGATCGAGAATGTCCTGAGCAATGAATTTGTATGA
- a CDS encoding AIM24 family protein produces the protein MTLKQIKVTLNNSGVIVEPGALYFQKGNITCDANIGGVGGLAKKMIKNKLTNESTFNPLYKGSGEIFLEPSFSHFIIVSLDNGSIIVDKGIFYCAESSLEVGVASQKNITAGLFGGEGWFQTKISGTGTCILESPVPMSEILKYNLDNERLQVDGNFALLRSDSVKFSVERSGKGIAGKLTSGEGLLQTFEGTGAVWLAPTQPVYSSIASSGVSSLAAAPYNKNNPA, from the coding sequence ATGACCCTTAAGCAGATAAAGGTCACATTGAACAACAGCGGCGTGATCGTAGAACCCGGAGCTCTTTACTTCCAGAAAGGTAACATCACATGTGATGCAAACATAGGTGGTGTTGGTGGTCTTGCAAAGAAAATGATCAAGAACAAGCTCACAAACGAATCCACTTTCAATCCGCTTTACAAGGGTTCCGGTGAGATATTCCTTGAACCAAGTTTCAGTCATTTCATCATTGTAAGTCTTGATAATGGTTCAATAATTGTGGACAAAGGTATTTTCTATTGTGCAGAATCAAGTCTTGAAGTAGGCGTTGCAAGTCAGAAGAACATCACAGCAGGTCTTTTCGGTGGCGAAGGATGGTTCCAGACCAAAATTAGCGGAACAGGTACATGCATACTTGAAAGCCCTGTACCAATGTCTGAAATTCTTAAATATAACCTTGACAACGAGCGCCTTCAGGTTGACGGAAACTTTGCTCTCCTCAGGTCTGATTCAGTAAAATTCAGTGTCGAAAGATCAGGCAAAGGAATTGCCGGAAAGCTTACATCAGGAGAAGGTCTTCTTCAGACATTCGAGGGAACAGGTGCCGTATGGCTTGCACCAACACAGCCAGTCTACAGTTCAATTGCATCAAGTGGTGTTTCATCACTGGCAGCAGCACCATATAACAAAAATAATCCGGCATAA
- a CDS encoding ABC transporter permease yields the protein MKTVAKKEFKDLLTEKTFILAIIIQLFIASFSTFLVIGLTSFYDPTALGNVDFDGVNIGVVGTQDDELYNILIENNVQTYLYDDFIPAYGDFFDRKIDAIIVTPLGTAEGTDLLNVDIYLPKSEIKATVISLQLKESLEEYEQSARDVRAQRLPGYSPIEFNIIKRGVHASSTFFEFVYVALLPLLVFTPAFISGGLIIDFITEEYERKTMDLLLASPASLLEIISGKAILAILVVPLQSFVWILLLSMNRISISHSLQILLIVTLIASVLVFSSTIIAVFFKDRGVAQLLYSLVLIFLFMSSYLFTNSPLNLVTRLSIDSITAIESWTWTGIYLLLALFLYLATMLVIKKDPHNI from the coding sequence ATGAAAACTGTGGCGAAGAAAGAATTCAAAGACCTCCTTACAGAGAAAACTTTCATACTTGCAATTATAATCCAGCTTTTCATAGCATCATTCTCAACCTTCCTTGTCATTGGCCTGACATCTTTCTATGACCCAACAGCGCTTGGAAATGTCGACTTTGATGGAGTTAACATCGGAGTTGTTGGAACTCAGGATGATGAACTCTACAACATACTGATAGAAAACAATGTGCAGACTTACCTGTACGATGACTTTATTCCGGCCTACGGAGACTTCTTTGACCGGAAAATTGATGCTATCATAGTAACTCCCCTTGGAACAGCCGAAGGCACGGACCTGCTCAACGTTGACATCTACCTGCCAAAATCAGAAATCAAAGCAACGGTCATATCTCTACAGCTGAAGGAATCACTGGAAGAATACGAACAGAGTGCCAGGGATGTCAGGGCACAGAGACTTCCGGGATATTCACCCATAGAATTCAATATCATTAAAAGAGGAGTGCATGCTTCATCAACATTCTTTGAATTCGTTTATGTGGCACTGCTGCCACTACTGGTATTCACACCTGCCTTCATTTCCGGCGGCCTTATAATTGATTTCATAACTGAAGAGTATGAACGCAAAACAATGGACTTGCTTCTTGCATCTCCCGCATCTTTGCTTGAGATCATAAGCGGTAAAGCCATACTTGCGATCCTTGTCGTACCGCTGCAATCATTTGTGTGGATTCTGCTCCTGTCCATGAACCGGATATCTATAAGCCATTCACTTCAGATTTTGCTGATAGTCACACTGATAGCATCCGTGCTTGTATTCTCAAGTACCATAATTGCAGTGTTCTTCAAAGACAGGGGTGTAGCACAGCTACTGTACTCACTTGTATTGATATTCCTGTTCATGTCATCGTACCTCTTCACAAATTCCCCACTTAACCTTGTAACACGGCTTTCCATTGATAGTATCACTGCAATAGAAAGCTGGACATGGACCGGTATTTACCTGTTACTGGCACTGTTCCTATACCTGGCAACAATGCTGGTTATCAAAAAAGACCCACATAACATTTAA
- a CDS encoding alpha/beta fold hydrolase — protein MYSNPIKHGPKPYKIAVIHGGPGAPGTVTDMAEHLSDRHSVLEPLQTAMSVDGQISELRVMLKKHAKLPVTLIGHSWGAWLAFMFTARYPTYVSKLILVASGPFEEHYARSIMSTRLERLGESGRQEYLHLSTSMNNPAVSNKNVAFARFGKLMSDADSFDLESMLEINQTFCHDCYNLNKRVWEEADYLRRTKKLLNMGKDIHCPVVAIHGDYDPHPYEGVKEPLSRILENFRFILLENCGHYPWLERHASREFYQVLEKELES, from the coding sequence ATGTACTCTAACCCAATAAAGCACGGTCCAAAACCTTACAAAATTGCAGTCATACATGGAGGACCCGGAGCTCCCGGAACTGTAACTGATATGGCCGAACACCTTTCAGACAGACATAGTGTACTGGAACCTTTACAGACTGCCATGAGTGTTGACGGGCAGATTAGTGAACTCAGAGTAATGCTCAAAAAGCATGCAAAATTGCCAGTAACATTGATAGGACATTCATGGGGAGCATGGCTGGCTTTTATGTTCACCGCACGTTACCCTACTTATGTCAGTAAGCTAATTCTTGTGGCCAGCGGACCATTTGAGGAACACTATGCCAGATCTATAATGTCTACCAGACTTGAAAGGCTTGGTGAAAGCGGAAGGCAGGAATACCTGCACCTGAGTACAAGTATGAACAATCCTGCGGTGAGCAATAAGAACGTTGCCTTTGCAAGATTCGGAAAACTCATGTCAGATGCTGATTCCTTTGACCTGGAATCAATGTTGGAAATCAATCAGACATTTTGTCATGACTGTTATAATCTCAATAAAAGAGTGTGGGAAGAAGCTGATTACCTGAGAAGAACAAAAAAACTCCTGAATATGGGAAAAGACATCCATTGTCCGGTAGTTGCCATTCATGGAGATTATGACCCGCATCCATATGAAGGTGTAAAGGAACCTCTCTCACGTATACTGGAAAACTTCAGGTTCATCCTGCTTGAGAACTGTGGTCATTATCCGTGGCTGGAAAGACATGCATCCAGAGAGTTCTATCAGGTCCTTGAAAAAGAGCTTGAAAGCTGA
- a CDS encoding ribosome biogenesis/translation initiation ATPase RLI → MRIAILNKDRCQPRRCSHECEKYCPRVRTGDETIIFGDDGKPIISEEMCVGCGICVHKCPFEAIMIIGLPEALTEPTHRYGPNGFALYGLPVPQVGKVTGILGPNGIGKSTAVQILSGTLVPNFSEDNSNWERVLHHYAGTALYDYFSDVVDGDIKVSQKPQYVDMIPKAFKGKTSELLDKTDERGKLPELVERLNLSHVMDRKITELSGGELQRVAIAACAAKDADFYFFDEISPYLDIYQRINSAQLIQEIAEDKAVLVVEHDLAILDMLADAVHVAYGEPGGYGVITHPKGVRIAINQYLKGFLPEENVRVRPEAIKFEVHPPRVETDINTLLDYDAFSKKYGEGFSLSTDGGSLKEGEVLGIVGPNGIGKSTFVKILAGEIEPDEGKLDHNIKIAYKPQYIKADSPMQVRYFLGGLSNKFNSSYFQTEVAKPLNIERLYDRMLTELSGGELQRVAIAACLCQEADMYILDEPSAHLDVEQRSMATKVIKRFAENNGKTAMVVDHDIYMIDMLSERLIVFEGEPAVYGKAHQPLSMQDGMNKFLANLDITFRRDEDTSRPRVNKKDSRLDREQKAKGEYYYHDVADE, encoded by the coding sequence ATGCGAATTGCTATATTGAACAAAGACAGGTGTCAGCCAAGACGCTGCAGTCATGAATGTGAAAAATACTGTCCCCGTGTGAGAACGGGTGACGAGACCATTATCTTTGGGGATGACGGAAAACCAATAATCTCCGAAGAGATGTGCGTAGGTTGTGGTATATGTGTCCACAAGTGTCCTTTTGAAGCTATAATGATCATTGGTCTTCCTGAGGCACTAACTGAACCAACCCACAGGTATGGTCCGAATGGCTTTGCACTGTACGGCCTGCCGGTGCCACAGGTAGGGAAAGTAACAGGTATCCTTGGTCCCAACGGTATCGGTAAAAGTACCGCAGTCCAGATTCTGTCAGGAACTCTTGTCCCTAACTTCTCAGAGGATAACAGCAACTGGGAAAGGGTACTTCATCACTATGCAGGTACAGCCCTTTACGATTATTTCAGTGATGTAGTTGATGGTGACATAAAAGTTTCACAGAAGCCTCAGTATGTGGACATGATCCCAAAGGCTTTCAAGGGCAAGACAAGTGAGCTCCTTGACAAGACCGACGAAAGAGGCAAGCTCCCTGAACTTGTTGAACGCCTGAACCTTTCACATGTAATGGACCGCAAGATCACAGAGCTCAGTGGTGGTGAACTCCAGAGGGTTGCCATTGCAGCCTGTGCAGCCAAAGATGCAGATTTCTACTTCTTTGATGAAATAAGTCCTTATCTTGATATCTACCAGCGTATCAACTCCGCACAGCTCATTCAGGAGATTGCCGAGGACAAGGCGGTTCTTGTTGTAGAACACGACCTTGCCATACTTGACATGCTTGCGGATGCAGTACATGTGGCATACGGTGAGCCAGGTGGATACGGTGTGATCACTCATCCAAAGGGTGTGCGTATTGCCATTAACCAGTATCTCAAAGGCTTCCTGCCTGAAGAGAACGTGCGTGTAAGACCTGAAGCAATTAAGTTCGAGGTCCACCCTCCAAGGGTTGAAACCGATATCAACACACTTCTTGATTATGATGCTTTCTCCAAGAAATACGGTGAAGGCTTCTCACTTTCAACCGATGGCGGTTCACTGAAAGAGGGCGAGGTTCTGGGAATTGTCGGTCCGAACGGTATTGGTAAGTCTACATTTGTGAAGATACTTGCAGGTGAGATAGAACCTGATGAAGGAAAGCTTGACCACAACATCAAGATAGCATACAAACCACAGTACATCAAAGCTGACAGTCCTATGCAGGTTCGCTATTTCCTGGGAGGTCTTTCAAATAAATTCAATAGCAGTTACTTCCAGACCGAGGTTGCAAAACCTCTGAACATTGAGAGGCTCTATGACCGCATGCTCACAGAGCTCAGTGGTGGAGAACTCCAGAGAGTAGCGATTGCTGCATGTCTCTGTCAGGAAGCAGACATGTACATTCTTGACGAGCCAAGTGCTCACCTTGACGTAGAACAGCGTTCTATGGCAACAAAGGTCATCAAGAGATTCGCCGAGAACAACGGTAAGACCGCAATGGTAGTTGACCACGACATTTACATGATAGACATGCTCAGTGAGCGTCTCATTGTGTTTGAAGGTGAACCGGCAGTTTACGGAAAGGCACACCAGCCTTTAAGCATGCAGGATGGTATGAACAAGTTCCTTGCAAATCTGGATATCACATTCAGGCGTGATGAAGATACTTCCCGTCCAAGGGTCAACAAAAAGGACTCAAGGCTTGACAGGGAACAGAAAGCCAAGGGTGAATATTACTATCATGACGTTGCTGATGAATAA